A portion of the Aquicoccus sp. G2-2 genome contains these proteins:
- a CDS encoding efflux RND transporter permease subunit: MARSPGGLLSYFARHATAANLLLLVLVVAGISAVPRMRAQFFPDVVVDSVSVSVTWEGAGASDVDAAIVQVLEPALLAVDGVASSESTSREGRASVYLEFEPGWEMARAAGDVQSAVDAVTTLPEGADEPEVRRGSWYDRVTDVVITGPVGSEQLGRFADEFVTRLFAEGVTRTTIRGVAAPRTVIEVPTVNLIKYDVSFAQIATAIAAEVDADPAGDLEGANARVRTGVEKRTPEQIAQVVLRVNADGSKLTVGDVGRLHVEGITRTRSYFVGDHPAISVRVDRTAQGDAIKIQRKVESAATEMKATLPQGVSVDLIRTRAEAITDRLDILMKNGAQGLVLVLLLLFLFLNARTAFWVAAGIPVSMLTAIAFMYLFGLTINMISLFALIITTGIIVDDAIVVGEHADARMKALGEGPLQAAENAARRMALPVFSATLTTVIAFFALTAISGRFGDMIADIPFTVITVLMASLVECFLILPHHMAHSLRKSGEKAHWYDWPSRTVNRGFVWLRERAFRPFVGLVLWARFPVLAVAVLLLVSQLAMFVRGDVQWRFFNSPERGSVTGNWAMVPEATRADTVAMMHEMQRAAEKVGHDYEAKYGRNPIDYMLTEIGGNSGRPLPGADTKDADLLGGLAIELIDADDRPYSSFAFVAALQKEAHQSPLVETLSFRGWRSGPGGDALDVQFFGADAATLKAAAESLKRAVTRYPEVSAVEDNLAYDKDEMILDLTPQGRALGFTIDGLGRVLRNRLNGLEAATYPDGPRSAEIRIELPESEQTADFLERSQMRTTAGGYVPLADIVSVKSRAGFSTVRRENGIRTVEVTGAISEDDPARAAEIMRALKAEILPDIAAAHQVEWKLSGLAEQESDFLSDALLGMLLCLIGIYLTLAWVFSSWTRPLVVMAVIPFGLVGAVWGHWLWGVPLSMFTVVGLLGMTGIIINDSIVLVTTIDEYAAKRGLFPAIIEGAADRLRPVFLTTATTVIGLAPLLYERSQQAQFLKPTVITLVYGLGFGMLLVLIVVPALLGLQADLKRQINSFRRALRARHGGGLVRSLSMLGGVGVLAWLAATMGHVAVYGMLWPPLSGLVGGGAAMTGGAAMAFALGAFIVGLLLFLGLLYLVGAMSRLLSMRGDRPSEPPRRA; this comes from the coding sequence ATGGCGCGCAGCCCTGGCGGCCTTCTTTCCTATTTCGCACGCCATGCCACGGCGGCAAACCTGCTGCTGCTCGTTCTTGTCGTTGCCGGGATTTCGGCGGTGCCACGAATGCGGGCGCAGTTCTTTCCCGACGTGGTGGTCGACAGCGTCTCCGTCAGCGTAACGTGGGAAGGCGCAGGCGCAAGCGATGTCGACGCGGCCATTGTGCAGGTATTGGAACCCGCGCTTCTTGCCGTGGATGGTGTGGCCAGCTCGGAATCGACCTCTCGGGAAGGCCGTGCCTCGGTTTATCTTGAGTTTGAACCGGGCTGGGAGATGGCCCGCGCGGCCGGGGATGTTCAGTCGGCTGTGGACGCGGTGACAACACTGCCAGAGGGGGCCGATGAACCGGAAGTGCGGCGCGGCTCGTGGTATGACCGGGTAACGGACGTGGTGATTACCGGGCCGGTGGGATCGGAACAACTGGGCCGATTTGCCGATGAATTCGTGACCCGGTTGTTTGCCGAAGGGGTTACCCGCACAACGATCCGCGGGGTGGCAGCACCGCGCACGGTGATAGAGGTCCCGACGGTTAACCTGATCAAATACGATGTCAGTTTTGCACAGATTGCCACCGCAATTGCCGCCGAGGTTGACGCCGATCCGGCTGGCGATCTGGAGGGCGCCAACGCACGGGTGCGCACCGGGGTCGAAAAACGCACGCCCGAACAGATCGCGCAGGTGGTTTTGCGGGTCAATGCTGATGGCTCGAAACTGACCGTGGGGGATGTCGGGCGGCTGCATGTGGAAGGGATTACCCGCACCCGCAGCTATTTTGTCGGCGATCACCCGGCGATTTCCGTGCGGGTCGACCGGACTGCGCAGGGCGATGCAATCAAGATACAACGGAAGGTCGAGAGCGCTGCAACCGAGATGAAAGCGACGTTGCCGCAGGGGGTTTCTGTCGACTTGATCCGCACCCGTGCCGAGGCAATTACCGACCGACTTGATATTCTGATGAAAAACGGCGCGCAGGGGCTGGTTTTGGTGTTGCTGCTCTTGTTCTTGTTTCTCAACGCGCGCACCGCGTTCTGGGTGGCAGCGGGGATACCGGTTTCGATGCTGACGGCGATTGCTTTCATGTATCTCTTTGGGTTGACCATCAACATGATCTCGCTTTTTGCGCTGATCATCACCACCGGGATTATTGTCGACGACGCTATCGTGGTGGGCGAACATGCCGATGCGCGCATGAAGGCGCTGGGCGAAGGACCACTGCAAGCCGCCGAGAACGCGGCGCGGCGGATGGCGCTGCCGGTTTTTTCGGCGACGCTGACCACGGTGATCGCATTTTTCGCGCTGACCGCAATTTCCGGGCGCTTTGGCGACATGATCGCCGATATTCCGTTTACCGTGATTACGGTGCTGATGGCGAGCCTTGTCGAGTGCTTCCTGATCCTGCCCCATCATATGGCGCATTCGCTGCGCAAATCCGGTGAGAAAGCGCATTGGTATGATTGGCCGTCGCGGACCGTCAATCGCGGCTTTGTCTGGCTGCGCGAGCGGGCGTTCAGGCCATTTGTCGGGCTGGTGCTTTGGGCGCGCTTCCCGGTGTTGGCGGTGGCGGTGTTGCTCCTTGTGTCACAATTGGCGATGTTTGTGCGCGGCGATGTGCAATGGCGGTTTTTCAATTCCCCCGAACGCGGCAGCGTGACCGGCAACTGGGCGATGGTGCCGGAAGCAACGCGGGCCGACACGGTGGCGATGATGCATGAAATGCAGCGCGCCGCCGAAAAAGTGGGCCACGATTACGAGGCCAAATACGGGCGTAATCCGATCGACTACATGTTGACTGAGATTGGCGGGAATTCGGGCCGCCCGCTTCCGGGGGCAGACACCAAGGATGCCGATCTTCTGGGCGGTCTTGCGATTGAGCTGATCGACGCAGATGACCGGCCCTATTCCAGTTTCGCCTTCGTGGCGGCGTTGCAGAAAGAAGCGCATCAAAGCCCGCTGGTGGAAACGCTGAGCTTCCGGGGCTGGCGTTCCGGCCCCGGCGGGGACGCGCTGGACGTGCAGTTCTTCGGTGCCGATGCGGCAACGCTGAAGGCTGCGGCAGAGAGTTTGAAGCGTGCGGTGACACGCTACCCCGAAGTGAGCGCGGTTGAGGATAATCTGGCCTATGACAAGGACGAAATGATCCTTGATCTGACCCCGCAAGGCCGCGCGCTGGGCTTTACGATCGACGGGCTGGGCCGGGTGCTGCGCAATCGGCTGAACGGGCTGGAGGCGGCAACTTACCCCGATGGCCCCCGCTCGGCCGAGATTCGTATCGAACTGCCGGAATCGGAGCAGACGGCGGATTTCCTTGAGCGCAGCCAGATGCGCACAACGGCGGGTGGGTATGTGCCGCTGGCCGATATCGTTTCGGTCAAAAGTCGGGCAGGGTTCTCAACCGTGCGGCGCGAGAATGGCATTCGCACCGTTGAAGTGACCGGCGCTATTTCAGAAGACGATCCAGCCCGTGCGGCGGAGATCATGCGGGCACTGAAGGCCGAGATTCTGCCCGATATTGCCGCCGCGCATCAGGTTGAATGGAAGCTCTCGGGCCTTGCCGAGCAGGAGAGTGATTTCCTGTCTGACGCGCTGCTTGGAATGTTGCTCTGCCTGATTGGCATATATCTCACGTTGGCTTGGGTATTCTCAAGCTGGACGCGCCCGTTGGTGGTGATGGCGGTTATTCCGTTCGGGCTGGTGGGGGCGGTCTGGGGCCATTGGCTTTGGGGGGTGCCGCTTTCGATGTTCACCGTGGTGGGCCTGTTGGGGATGACCGGGATCATCATCAACGATTCCATCGTGCTGGTTACAACGATTGACGAATACGCGGCGAAGCGTGGGCTTTTCCCGGCGATCATCGAAGGCGCGGCGGACCGGTTGCGGCCGGTGTTCTTGACCACGGCGACAACGGTTATCGGGCTGGCACCGCTGCTTTATGAACGTTCGCAACAGGCGCAGTTCCTCAAGCCAACGGTGATTACGCTGGTTTACGGGTTGGGCTTCGGGATGCTTCTTGTGTTGATCGTGGTGCCGGCGCTGCTGGGGCTGCAAGCGGATTTGAAACGTCAGATCAACTCGTTTCGCCGGGCGCTCAGAGCGCGGCATGGAGGTGGTTTGGTGCGGAGCCTTAGCATGCTGGGCGGGGTTGGGGTTCTGGCATGGCTCGCCGCGACGATGGGGCATGTGGCGGTTTATGGCATGCTTTGGCCGCCGCTGTCCGGATTGGTTGGCGGCGGGGCGGCGATGACGGGCGGCGCGGCGATGGCGTTTGCGCTTGGCGCATTCATTGTCGGGCTGCTCCTGTTTTTGGGGCTGCTTTATCTTGTTGGCGCAATGTCCCGGTTGTTGAGCATGCGCGGAGATCGGCCAAGTGAGCCGCCGCGCCGGGCCTGA
- the folE2 gene encoding GTP cyclohydrolase FolE2, translating into MNSITPALEKAPSRDEAEMALLRLRQWAESATPEEVADLDPGVSRLLPGAPLSNYPALARAYPEEFEVDDAYKATLPDLQNGPASLIKGARRVIQHVGISNFRLPISFRTRDNGDLSLETSVTGTVSLEAGKKGINMSRIMRSFYAHAKKTFSFEVIEAALDDYKADLESFDARIQMRFSFPMEMPSLRSGLMGFQYYDIALELVESHGVRRKIIHLDYVYSSTCPCSLELSEHARRSRGQLATPHSQRSVARISCEVLCDTDCLWFEDLIDLARRAVPTETQVMVKREDEQAFAELNAANPIFVEDAARLFARELEDDPRAGDFRVVASHQESLHSHDAVSIITEGELFDSESVDPRLFSTLFHVG; encoded by the coding sequence ATGAACAGCATTACGCCGGCGCTTGAAAAAGCGCCGTCACGCGACGAGGCGGAGATGGCGCTTTTGCGCCTGCGGCAATGGGCGGAAAGCGCCACACCAGAGGAAGTGGCGGATCTGGATCCGGGGGTATCCCGGCTTCTGCCGGGCGCGCCGCTTTCGAATTATCCCGCTTTGGCGCGGGCTTATCCGGAGGAATTCGAGGTTGATGATGCCTATAAGGCAACTCTGCCCGATCTGCAAAACGGCCCCGCAAGCCTGATCAAGGGCGCGCGACGGGTGATCCAGCATGTCGGGATTTCGAATTTCCGCCTGCCGATCAGCTTTCGCACCCGCGACAATGGCGATCTGTCGCTTGAAACCTCTGTGACCGGCACGGTTTCGCTTGAGGCGGGCAAGAAGGGGATCAACATGAGCCGGATCATGCGCTCATTTTATGCCCACGCGAAAAAGACGTTCTCTTTCGAGGTGATCGAAGCGGCGCTTGATGACTACAAGGCCGATCTGGAGAGCTTTGATGCGCGCATCCAGATGCGGTTTTCCTTTCCGATGGAAATGCCGTCACTGCGATCTGGACTGATGGGTTTCCAATATTACGATATTGCGCTGGAACTGGTGGAAAGCCACGGTGTGCGGCGCAAGATCATCCATCTCGATTATGTCTATTCGTCAACCTGCCCTTGTTCGCTTGAGCTTTCGGAACATGCGCGCAGGTCGCGCGGCCAATTGGCCACGCCGCATTCGCAGCGTTCGGTGGCGCGGATTTCCTGCGAGGTATTGTGCGACACTGATTGCCTGTGGTTCGAGGATCTGATCGACCTTGCCCGTCGCGCGGTGCCGACAGAAACACAAGTGATGGTGAAACGCGAAGACGAGCAGGCCTTTGCCGAGTTGAATGCGGCCAACCCGATTTTCGTGGAAGATGCGGCGCGGTTGTTCGCGCGCGAATTGGAAGACGATCCGCGGGCCGGAGATTTCCGGGTGGTGGCAAGCCATCAGGAAAGCCTGCATAGCCATGATGCTGTCTCAATCATCACCGAAGGGGAGTTGTTTGACAGTGAAAGTGTTGACCCGCGGTTGTTCAGTACACTTTTTCACGTTGGCTGA
- the metZ gene encoding O-succinylhomoserine sulfhydrylase, translated as MKDSWNKRTKLVHAGTRRSRYNEVSEAIFLTQGFVYETAEQAEARFIESGPDEFIYARYGNPTVAMFEERIAALEGAEDAFATASGMAAVNAALVAPLKAGDHVVAARALFGSCLYILENILGRYGVEVSLVDGTDLAAWEAAIRADTKLVFFESTSNPTLEVIDIAAVSRLAHAVGALVVVDNVFATPVFSRTLELGADVVVYSTTKHIDGQGRTLGGVVLGSREFIREQVVPYMKHTGGAMSPFTAWVVLKGLETIDLRVRAQAATALALTEALQGHEKLARVVFPGHPSHAQYDLVQAQTGEGGTVVALDLAGGQAAAFRFLNAMQIGVISNNLGDAKTIATHPATTTHQRLTDAQRAELGITPGLIRFSVGLEDQDDLIADVMQALAQA; from the coding sequence ATGAAAGACAGCTGGAACAAGCGCACGAAACTGGTGCATGCTGGCACGAGACGCAGCCGTTATAACGAAGTAAGCGAAGCAATTTTCCTGACCCAGGGATTTGTTTACGAGACCGCCGAACAGGCCGAGGCGCGCTTTATCGAAAGCGGGCCGGACGAGTTTATCTATGCCCGTTACGGCAACCCGACCGTGGCGATGTTCGAAGAGCGGATCGCCGCGCTAGAGGGGGCGGAGGATGCCTTCGCCACGGCCTCGGGCATGGCGGCGGTGAATGCCGCGCTGGTGGCCCCGCTCAAGGCGGGGGATCATGTCGTCGCGGCGCGCGCGCTGTTCGGATCATGCCTTTACATCCTTGAGAATATCCTCGGGCGTTACGGGGTCGAGGTCAGTCTTGTCGATGGCACTGATCTGGCCGCATGGGAGGCGGCGATCCGGGCGGACACGAAGCTGGTATTTTTCGAGAGCACGTCGAATCCGACACTGGAAGTGATAGATATTGCGGCCGTATCAAGGCTCGCCCATGCGGTGGGGGCGTTGGTGGTGGTCGACAACGTGTTCGCCACACCGGTCTTTTCCCGCACGTTGGAGCTTGGGGCGGATGTGGTGGTTTATTCCACGACCAAGCATATTGACGGGCAAGGGCGCACGCTGGGCGGGGTGGTGCTTGGCTCGCGCGAATTCATCCGCGAACAGGTCGTGCCTTACATGAAACACACCGGCGGGGCGATGTCGCCATTCACTGCATGGGTCGTTCTGAAAGGGCTTGAAACGATTGATCTGAGAGTGCGCGCGCAGGCGGCGACGGCGCTGGCGCTGACCGAGGCGTTGCAGGGGCATGAGAAGCTCGCCCGGGTGGTTTTTCCCGGCCATCCGAGCCATGCACAATACGATCTCGTGCAGGCGCAGACCGGCGAAGGCGGCACCGTGGTGGCGCTCGATCTGGCGGGCGGGCAGGCGGCGGCGTTCCGGTTTCTCAACGCGATGCAGATCGGAGTGATCTCGAACAACCTCGGTGATGCAAAGACTATCGCGACCCACCCGGCGACGACGACTCATCAACGGCTGACCGATGCGCAACGGGCCGAACTTGGAATCACACCGGGGTTGATCCGGTTTTCGGTCGGGCTGGAAGACCAAGACGACTTGATCGCCGATGTGATGCAGGCGCTGGCGCAGGCCTGA
- a CDS encoding glutathione S-transferase N-terminal domain-containing protein: protein MPAPIDFYFWPTPNGWKAAIALEEMGLPYNVNLINIGKGDQFAPEFLAISPNNRMPAIVDPDGPGGAPVSVFESGAILMYLARKTGLFYGTTERDRITVEEWLMWQMGGVGPMAGQAHHFLKYAPTMEPPQVLPYAQDRYRAEVARLYKVLDRRLAQHEFVAGNFFSIADIAIWPWASLWEGQQQNLEDKPNLSRWLAQVGARDGVQRGRALHADLRQTLQQNTESHKALFGQKG, encoded by the coding sequence ATGCCCGCCCCGATTGATTTCTATTTCTGGCCCACGCCAAACGGCTGGAAAGCTGCCATCGCGCTTGAGGAAATGGGCCTGCCTTACAATGTAAACCTGATCAATATCGGCAAGGGAGACCAGTTCGCGCCCGAATTCCTTGCCATTTCGCCCAACAACCGGATGCCTGCGATCGTCGATCCCGACGGGCCGGGCGGAGCACCGGTTTCAGTGTTCGAGAGCGGTGCAATTCTGATGTATCTCGCCCGCAAGACCGGGCTTTTTTACGGCACGACCGAGCGCGACCGCATCACGGTCGAGGAATGGCTGATGTGGCAGATGGGCGGCGTCGGGCCGATGGCAGGCCAAGCGCATCATTTCCTGAAATACGCCCCGACAATGGAGCCGCCGCAAGTGCTGCCTTACGCACAGGACCGCTACAGAGCCGAGGTTGCCCGGCTCTACAAGGTGCTTGACCGGCGGCTGGCACAGCATGAATTCGTCGCCGGAAATTTCTTTTCCATCGCCGATATTGCCATCTGGCCTTGGGCTTCGCTTTGGGAAGGTCAGCAGCAAAACCTTGAAGATAAACCCAATCTCAGCCGCTGGCTGGCACAGGTCGGCGCGCGCGACGGCGTGCAACGCGGGCGTGCCTTGCATGCCGATCTTCGCCAGACACTGCAACAAAACACCGAAAGCCATAAGGCCCTATTCGGTCAAAAAGGCTAG
- a CDS encoding inner membrane-spanning protein YciB encodes MAEPRKINPVLKMALELGPVIAFFIAYIRLKDDVFTIGGTEYSGFILVTAGFIPLILLSTAILWKLTGHLSKMQAMTAVLVVVFGGLTVWLNDPRFIKMKPTLLYLVFGGTLGFGLLRGQSYLRHVMEGAIPMRHEGWMILTRRLMFFFFGLAVANELVWRLMSEEAWVNFKTFGLTAAIFVFFMGQSRLYRTYGTGESAAENTTKDDA; translated from the coding sequence ATGGCAGAGCCTCGCAAAATCAACCCGGTATTGAAAATGGCATTGGAGCTTGGCCCGGTGATTGCCTTCTTCATTGCTTACATCCGGCTGAAGGATGATGTTTTCACCATCGGGGGCACCGAATATTCGGGTTTCATATTGGTGACGGCGGGGTTCATCCCGCTTATTTTGCTGTCCACCGCAATCTTGTGGAAGTTGACCGGGCATCTATCGAAGATGCAGGCTATGACGGCGGTGCTTGTGGTGGTGTTTGGTGGGTTGACCGTATGGCTTAACGATCCGCGCTTTATCAAGATGAAGCCAACCCTGCTTTATCTTGTCTTTGGTGGGACGCTCGGCTTCGGGCTGCTGCGCGGGCAGAGTTATCTGCGGCACGTGATGGAGGGCGCGATCCCGATGCGGCACGAGGGCTGGATGATCCTGACCCGGCGGCTGATGTTCTTCTTCTTCGGGCTTGCGGTGGCCAATGAACTGGTTTGGCGGCTGATGTCGGAAGAGGCGTGGGTGAATTTCAAGACCTTCGGGCTGACTGCCGCGATTTTCGTTTTCTTCATGGGGCAAAGCAGGCTTTACCGCACCTACGGCACTGGCGAGAGTGCAGCGGAAAACACGACCAAGGATGACGCGTAA
- a CDS encoding DMT family transporter, with translation MSAWVASLEGTEAGHHAALILALMAALLHAIFGALQKGRFDPWLSRGAIDGFYGLMAVPFALFVVPWPEPHMWVIFLAAFIIHTIYKFLQAMAYSRGAYTVVYPVVRGTGPLFTVIGAWLLFGEVFTWVQWLGVFTLLAGIYGLALYNLRTITESRDTLPAALGLAVITGMFVALYTTWDAYGIRSTVNPFTFLAWFFMFDGIVFPILATLRFRALPAPPPLKPLLRMGFFGSLIAFASFGSIMMATRLDKVGEAAVLRETSTVFAALIGWLMLGESTGPRRIALMGLIAAGAVIVEMGG, from the coding sequence TTGAGCGCCTGGGTTGCCTCTCTTGAAGGAACGGAAGCCGGGCACCACGCGGCGTTGATCCTTGCATTGATGGCAGCCCTTTTGCACGCGATTTTCGGCGCATTGCAGAAAGGCAGGTTCGACCCTTGGCTTTCGCGCGGGGCGATTGATGGCTTTTATGGGCTGATGGCAGTGCCGTTCGCGCTGTTCGTCGTGCCGTGGCCAGAGCCGCATATGTGGGTGATCTTTCTTGCCGCGTTTATTATCCACACAATTTACAAATTTCTTCAGGCCATGGCCTATTCGCGGGGGGCGTATACGGTGGTTTACCCGGTGGTGCGCGGCACCGGGCCGCTTTTCACCGTGATCGGTGCGTGGCTTTTGTTCGGAGAGGTGTTCACCTGGGTGCAGTGGCTGGGAGTGTTCACGTTGCTTGCCGGGATTTACGGGCTGGCGCTTTACAATCTGCGCACCATCACCGAAAGCCGCGATACGTTGCCTGCGGCCCTTGGCCTTGCGGTGATTACCGGCATGTTCGTGGCGCTCTATACGACATGGGACGCTTATGGCATCCGTTCGACCGTGAACCCGTTCACCTTCCTTGCGTGGTTTTTCATGTTCGACGGCATCGTCTTTCCGATACTGGCGACGTTGCGCTTTCGTGCACTGCCTGCACCGCCGCCGCTCAAGCCGCTGTTGCGAATGGGGTTTTTCGGAAGCTTGATTGCTTTTGCCTCGTTCGGGTCGATCATGATGGCGACTCGGCTCGACAAGGTGGGCGAAGCGGCGGTATTGCGCGAAACCTCGACCGTGTTTGCCGCGCTGATCGGCTGGCTGATGCTGGGCGAAAGCACCGGCCCGCGACGAATTGCCCTGATGGGCTTGATCGCGGCGGGGGCCGTGATAGTTGAAATGGGCGGATAA
- the ftsY gene encoding signal recognition particle-docking protein FtsY: MAFFRKLKDRLFKSSSKLEEGLDAIVEDGGVEETIEAGAEEAPELGAAEPDMAPVPEPEPIPTPEPEPVPVPDPGPDLPAPEPTPVPKPTPIPEPAPDPKPTPAPVEVPKPMPAAPSVPRHDPAPTEVPPLPEPTPVPVPDERPDDSPQEAPRPSDPAPTPTPPELPEMDVAATVAAAETAPRKSGLLGRLLRRETKTVTRRVLDDDMLESLEELLIASDMGVDTALRITANMAEGRFGTKLSTDEIKRLLAEEITRVMADVARPMPLYPKKPQVVLVVGVNGSGKTTTIGKLASQFKAAGKSVVIAAGDTFRAAAVEQLQVWGERAGVPVLTAPEGSDPASLAFDALKQAEAEGADLLMIDTAGRLQNRKDLMEELSKIVRVIRKVDDSAPHNTLLVLDATTGQNALSQVEVFRNLADVTGLVMTKLDGTAKGGVLVALADKFGLPIHAIGVGEQIDDLAPFDPAEFAAALTGVEQ, encoded by the coding sequence ATGGCATTCTTTCGCAAGCTCAAGGACCGGCTTTTCAAATCTTCATCGAAGCTCGAAGAGGGGCTTGATGCGATCGTCGAAGATGGTGGGGTTGAGGAGACAATCGAGGCGGGCGCTGAAGAGGCGCCGGAGCTTGGCGCGGCAGAACCGGACATGGCCCCTGTGCCTGAGCCTGAGCCGATTCCCACCCCAGAACCGGAGCCTGTTCCTGTGCCCGATCCGGGGCCGGATTTGCCCGCCCCCGAGCCGACGCCGGTTCCAAAGCCGACTCCGATACCCGAACCGGCACCGGACCCCAAGCCCACCCCCGCCCCGGTGGAGGTGCCAAAGCCGATGCCAGCCGCGCCGTCTGTGCCGCGCCACGATCCGGCCCCGACGGAAGTGCCGCCCCTGCCGGAGCCGACACCCGTACCCGTACCCGACGAGCGCCCGGACGACAGCCCGCAAGAAGCGCCCCGGCCAAGCGATCCGGCGCCCACGCCCACCCCGCCGGAACTGCCGGAAATGGATGTGGCAGCGACGGTGGCCGCAGCAGAAACAGCGCCGCGCAAGTCGGGCTTGCTTGGGCGTTTGCTGCGACGCGAGACGAAAACAGTCACTCGCCGGGTGCTTGACGATGACATGCTCGAAAGCCTCGAAGAATTGTTGATCGCCTCGGATATGGGGGTCGATACGGCGCTTCGGATAACGGCAAACATGGCTGAAGGGCGATTTGGCACCAAGCTATCCACTGACGAAATCAAGCGGCTTCTGGCCGAAGAGATTACCCGCGTGATGGCCGATGTTGCACGGCCAATGCCGCTTTATCCGAAAAAACCGCAGGTCGTGCTGGTTGTCGGGGTTAATGGCTCGGGCAAGACCACGACGATTGGCAAGCTTGCGTCGCAATTCAAGGCGGCAGGGAAATCGGTGGTGATTGCCGCGGGTGATACGTTTCGCGCGGCGGCGGTGGAGCAGCTTCAGGTCTGGGGGGAGCGTGCCGGGGTGCCGGTGCTGACCGCGCCGGAAGGATCGGACCCGGCCAGCCTTGCGTTTGACGCGCTCAAGCAGGCGGAGGCTGAGGGCGCGGATTTGCTGATGATCGACACGGCAGGGCGGCTTCAGAACCGCAAGGATCTGATGGAGGAGCTTTCCAAGATCGTGCGGGTGATCCGCAAGGTTGACGATAGCGCGCCGCATAACACGCTGTTGGTGCTTGATGCGACCACGGGGCAAAACGCGCTTTCACAGGTCGAGGTGTTTCGCAATCTGGCGGATGTGACCGGGTTGGTGATGACCAAGCTTGACGGCACGGCAAAGGGTGGTGTGCTGGTCGCGTTGGCGGATAAGTTCGGCTTGCCGATCCATGCGATTGGCGTGGGCGAACAGATTGACGATCTGGCCCCGTTTGACCCGGCGGAGTTTGCCGCAGCGCTGACCGGGGTTGAGCAATGA
- a CDS encoding lytic transglycosylase domain-containing protein produces the protein MRFWAAIIGVILSAGTALAVPPDGVCSSGRYGPVQCINPQNFVFDTCRALDNFARTQGLDPGFFARLIWQESRFDPFALSPAGAQGIAQFMPQTAKLRGLSDPYNPALALEHSAAYLAEMKQTFGNPGLAAIGYNGGEARADGIIAGTGGLAQETIDYVAIITGLSWQDWLQDDIKPPDLRLSKTEPFLQACSELARKRRLSPPPRAKQRFKPWGVQLAFATTKKGARADFTRKTRSCASKVKGKRPIWSGKKAGPARRAGTSWRASGATAALPPGHSAAR, from the coding sequence ATGCGATTTTGGGCGGCCATCATCGGAGTAATATTGTCGGCAGGCACGGCATTAGCCGTGCCGCCCGACGGTGTCTGTTCTTCTGGGCGTTATGGCCCCGTGCAATGTATCAACCCGCAGAATTTCGTGTTCGATACCTGTCGGGCACTCGACAATTTCGCCCGCACTCAAGGGCTCGATCCGGGGTTCTTCGCCCGGCTCATCTGGCAGGAAAGCCGCTTTGATCCATTCGCATTAAGCCCCGCGGGCGCGCAGGGTATCGCGCAATTCATGCCCCAAACGGCAAAACTACGTGGGCTTTCAGACCCTTACAACCCCGCGCTCGCGCTGGAACATTCCGCCGCCTACCTCGCCGAGATGAAGCAGACCTTTGGCAACCCCGGCCTTGCCGCGATTGGCTATAATGGCGGAGAGGCCCGCGCAGACGGTATCATCGCTGGCACCGGCGGATTGGCGCAGGAAACAATAGATTACGTGGCCATCATCACCGGCCTGTCGTGGCAGGATTGGTTGCAGGACGATATCAAACCCCCCGATCTGCGGCTTTCGAAAACCGAACCCTTTCTGCAGGCCTGTTCTGAACTCGCCCGCAAGCGCAGGCTTTCGCCGCCGCCGCGCGCGAAACAACGGTTCAAACCTTGGGGCGTTCAACTGGCGTTTGCCACCACCAAGAAGGGCGCACGCGCCGATTTCACCCGCAAAACCCGCAGCTGCGCAAGCAAGGTAAAGGGGAAACGCCCGATCTGGTCTGGCAAAAAAGCCGGGCCAGCCCGAAGGGCGGGTACTTCATGGCGCGCATCGGGCGCAACAGCCGCACTGCCGCCTGGGCACTCTGCCGCGCGCTGA